From Bacteroidota bacterium, one genomic window encodes:
- a CDS encoding T9SS type A sorting domain-containing protein: protein MKKTLLLSFALCLSAFYSNASLPKKHTIGYSAHTATSPLNSSTQRSLLLCDTLSNIHPTDTLVVYLDSIGYVTGQNSFGDLGKADRFSNNNHVGGTVSALLLYFAVATAANATDTFSVNIWDETAGFPGGILANTNYIYQGAADDVAAQTISVITFPVPPTVQDYFYAGIQFDYAAGDTVALYSNIDGNTVPNTAWELWSDGTSWYPFDDVDSWGLSISMAILPVVCDGTTGMESVAYDKNVAVYPTMASDRLNVLISNSTTDASVEIMDLTGRVVLSKKVNTMTDHTHQFDISSIADGTYMVNVTFGNYHSSKKIIVQK, encoded by the coding sequence ATGAAAAAAACTCTACTTCTCTCTTTTGCACTGTGCCTGTCAGCATTTTATTCAAATGCCTCGCTTCCGAAAAAACATACAATCGGGTACAGCGCGCATACTGCTACTTCCCCTTTGAATTCATCCACACAAAGAAGTTTGTTGCTGTGTGATACATTGAGCAACATTCATCCTACTGACACTCTCGTAGTATATCTGGATTCCATTGGATATGTAACAGGGCAAAATTCTTTTGGCGATCTGGGTAAAGCTGATCGCTTTTCCAATAACAATCATGTTGGCGGAACCGTCAGTGCTCTCCTGCTTTATTTCGCCGTTGCAACTGCGGCTAATGCCACGGACACATTTAGCGTAAACATCTGGGATGAAACTGCAGGTTTCCCGGGCGGAATCCTGGCCAATACCAATTACATTTACCAGGGAGCGGCGGATGATGTTGCTGCCCAGACAATTTCCGTTATTACCTTTCCGGTTCCTCCAACGGTGCAGGATTATTTCTATGCAGGTATTCAATTCGATTATGCAGCCGGAGACACGGTGGCTCTCTATTCAAATATAGATGGCAATACAGTTCCAAATACAGCGTGGGAATTGTGGTCAGATGGCACATCCTGGTATCCTTTTGATGATGTAGATTCATGGGGACTTTCTATTTCCATGGCCATTCTCCCTGTAGTTTGTGACGGTACAACAGGAATGGAAAGTGTCGCATACGACAAAAATGTCGCGGTTTACCCGACCATGGCAAGTGATCGTCTGAACGTTCTTATCAGCAATTCCACAACTGATGCGTCAGTAGAAATTATGGACCTTACCGGCAGAGTTGTTTTGAGTAAGAAAGTGAATACAATGACCGACCATACACACCAATTCGACATAAGTTCAATTGCTGACGGAACTTACATGGTGAATGTGACATTTGGAAATTACCATTCATCTAAAAAGATCATTGTTCAGAAATAA
- a CDS encoding ABC transporter permease: protein MNLYLSAVVLGLGFASLGLGIFISMRIFNIPDITTDGSFTLGGAITAVMISSGWTSWFVLPVVFIAGAIAGMLTGLIHSRLKVNALLSGILVMTALYSINLAIMGRSNIPLVNVPSIFSDFTWIRDDLNRQLFLVGIIILILWVKISWLLKTDFGLAMRATGNNEIMIRAFGVNTRNMKTIGLALANGLTALSGFLITQIQGFADINMGIGIVILGLGSVMIGEIIMKALKVTSITKHLLGVILGSILFRMILAFALSIGIDALYLKLVVAVFVLLVVSIPNLKRAND, encoded by the coding sequence ATGAACCTGTATTTATCAGCGGTGGTTTTAGGCTTGGGTTTCGCGTCGCTCGGGTTGGGAATTTTTATTTCCATGCGCATCTTCAACATCCCGGATATTACAACGGATGGTAGTTTCACATTGGGTGGAGCGATTACAGCAGTAATGATCAGTTCCGGATGGACAAGCTGGTTCGTACTTCCAGTTGTTTTTATAGCCGGGGCCATTGCAGGAATGCTCACCGGTCTCATTCATTCAAGACTGAAAGTTAACGCACTACTTTCCGGAATCCTGGTGATGACGGCATTGTATTCGATCAATTTAGCCATCATGGGACGATCGAATATTCCCCTTGTAAATGTACCCTCCATTTTTTCCGACTTCACATGGATAAGGGATGATTTAAACAGGCAATTGTTTTTAGTGGGCATCATCATACTGATTCTTTGGGTAAAAATTTCCTGGTTATTAAAAACAGATTTTGGTCTGGCCATGAGGGCAACAGGCAATAATGAAATCATGATCCGGGCATTTGGTGTGAATACCCGGAACATGAAAACCATCGGCCTTGCCCTCGCGAACGGGTTAACCGCTTTGAGTGGATTTCTGATTACGCAAATTCAGGGATTTGCCGATATCAATATGGGGATTGGCATTGTGATCCTGGGGCTTGGCTCGGTAATGATCGGTGAAATAATCATGAAGGCATTAAAGGTTACTTCTATCACAAAGCATTTACTGGGTGTTATCCTTGGAAGTATTTTGTTCAGGATGATTCTCGCGTTTGCATTGTCTATTGGAATTGACGCGCTCTATTTGAAACTGGTAGTAGCTGTTTTCGTTTTGCTGGTGGTTAGTATTCCTAATTTGAAACGGGCGAATGATTGA
- a CDS encoding TPM domain-containing protein, whose translation MSRIIFFFLLLLPGFVIADDFPERSNRLVTDYTKTLTAEETGSLEQRLVAFNDSTSTQIAVVMMQSTGFYDISEYAVQLYNKWGIGQKDKNNGVLILVAKEDRKVFISTGYGIEGVLPDILCKRIVDRDILPNFKLGNYYEGIESATNTIMSIVKGEYTADDYMNRKNQNSPGWFMILMFLFIFGIVIFARIRHVSRYARMNNLAFWAAWALLNAATRRSSGSWNDFSGGSGWGGGGFGGGGGGGGGFGGFGGGSSGGGGAGGSW comes from the coding sequence ATGTCCCGGATAATTTTCTTCTTCTTGCTCCTGTTGCCCGGTTTTGTAATCGCGGATGACTTTCCGGAACGCTCCAACCGGCTGGTCACGGATTACACGAAAACCCTCACTGCTGAAGAAACAGGCTCATTGGAACAGCGATTGGTGGCCTTCAATGATTCCACTTCCACACAAATTGCTGTGGTGATGATGCAATCCACCGGCTTTTATGATATCTCTGAATACGCGGTGCAACTTTACAACAAGTGGGGTATCGGACAAAAGGATAAAAACAACGGTGTATTGATTCTTGTTGCCAAGGAAGACCGAAAAGTATTCATCAGCACAGGTTACGGAATTGAAGGCGTCTTGCCGGATATTCTTTGCAAAAGAATTGTTGATCGTGATATATTACCAAATTTTAAACTGGGAAATTATTACGAAGGAATAGAGTCAGCGACAAATACCATCATGTCAATTGTCAAAGGCGAATACACTGCCGACGATTACATGAATCGCAAGAATCAAAACAGTCCGGGATGGTTTATGATCCTGATGTTTCTTTTCATTTTCGGAATTGTCATTTTCGCACGCATCCGACATGTTAGTCGTTATGCTCGTATGAACAACCTTGCTTTCTGGGCAGCCTGGGCGCTTTTGAATGCTGCAACCCGCAGAAGCAGTGGATCCTGGAACGATTTCTCAGGCGGAAGTGGCTGGGGCGGTGGTGGTTTTGGCGGTGGTGGCGGTGGTGGCGGAGGCTTTGGTGGTTTCGGAGGAGGAAGTTCCGGAGGCGGCGGTGCAGGTGGCTCCTGGTAG
- a CDS encoding thioredoxin family protein: protein MKKLFTFLFVILWMTQAFGQMVHPVHWSFTTEQNKAGEATLIFKVKIESGWHLYSQFTPDGGPLPMEFKFEPNGCYILDGKVVEPKPIEFFDSTFGVKVLTFEHEAIFRQKVKVKGDACTITGTLLYEACKESCIFPDTTFTFHVIKTGSAVSSNPVDTGSILIPPVSVDTSHKSSNLPDTAGAVPTSVAGTQLEPGCGKGDSDSGTTEQSIWGIFIAGMLGGFLALLTPCVFPMIPMTVSFFTKRSGTKAKGIRNAIIYALSIIFIYVTLGFLVTVTFGSDALNDLASNAFFNMAFFIIFVIFAISFFGAFEITLPSSIINKADSASDRGGLLGIFFMAFTLSLVSFSCTGPIIGTLLVEAAHGRSYLGPVAGMTGFALALAIPFALFSLFPGWLSNLPKSGGWLNTVKVSLGFIELALAFKFLSNVDLAYHWGFLQRELFVAIWVIIFGLLGIYLLGKLRLSHDSETMHISVGRLVFSIISLTFALYLLPGIWGAPLKLISGFPPPEFYKEWKTGKITECPHDLNCFHDYDEGMRYARSQGKPVIIDFTGWACVNCRKMEDNVWSDPKVLKRLSEEYVLISLYVDDKTVLPVEQQTVSKTTGRKIKTTGNKWSDLQASVYNTNSQPYYVLLDNKGQILAQPRGYTPDIPTYIDFLDEGLCRYDKRKEAN from the coding sequence ATGAAAAAACTGTTCACTTTTCTTTTTGTAATTCTGTGGATGACACAGGCATTCGGGCAAATGGTGCATCCGGTGCATTGGTCGTTCACCACTGAACAAAATAAAGCCGGAGAAGCTACATTGATTTTCAAAGTAAAGATTGAATCAGGATGGCATCTTTATTCCCAGTTCACTCCGGATGGCGGTCCGCTTCCGATGGAATTTAAATTCGAACCCAACGGTTGTTATATTCTGGATGGAAAAGTTGTTGAACCAAAACCGATAGAATTTTTCGACTCCACTTTTGGAGTCAAGGTTCTGACCTTTGAACACGAAGCGATATTTCGTCAGAAGGTAAAGGTGAAAGGCGATGCCTGTACGATCACGGGAACTTTGCTTTATGAAGCATGTAAAGAGAGCTGTATTTTCCCTGACACTACATTTACATTTCACGTCATCAAAACAGGTTCTGCTGTTTCATCGAATCCGGTTGACACCGGCAGTATTTTGATTCCGCCTGTAAGTGTTGATACATCTCATAAATCTTCAAATTTACCGGATACCGCCGGCGCTGTACCAACATCGGTTGCAGGAACACAGCTTGAACCGGGCTGTGGGAAAGGCGATTCGGATTCAGGGACAACTGAGCAAAGTATTTGGGGAATATTTATTGCAGGGATGTTGGGTGGATTTCTTGCTCTCTTGACGCCTTGTGTGTTTCCAATGATCCCAATGACGGTAAGTTTTTTTACCAAGCGCAGTGGCACCAAGGCAAAGGGAATTCGAAACGCCATCATTTATGCTTTGTCAATCATATTCATTTATGTTACACTCGGCTTTCTTGTAACAGTTACATTCGGCAGTGATGCATTGAATGACCTGGCAAGCAATGCGTTTTTTAACATGGCTTTCTTCATCATCTTTGTGATTTTCGCCATCAGCTTTTTCGGCGCATTTGAAATAACATTGCCAAGTTCCATCATCAACAAAGCGGACTCCGCGAGTGATCGTGGTGGTTTGCTGGGAATATTCTTTATGGCCTTCACTTTGTCTCTGGTATCATTCTCCTGTACCGGACCGATTATCGGCACTTTACTTGTGGAAGCAGCACATGGACGAAGTTATCTTGGTCCTGTTGCGGGTATGACAGGCTTTGCTCTTGCATTGGCAATTCCGTTTGCATTGTTCTCTTTATTCCCGGGATGGTTGAGTAATTTACCTAAATCAGGTGGCTGGTTGAATACAGTAAAAGTATCTCTGGGATTTATTGAATTGGCACTCGCATTTAAATTTCTTTCGAATGTAGACCTGGCCTATCATTGGGGATTCCTTCAACGTGAATTGTTCGTGGCGATCTGGGTAATTATTTTCGGATTATTGGGAATTTATTTACTTGGAAAGCTGCGCTTATCTCACGACAGTGAGACCATGCATATTTCAGTGGGTAGACTTGTATTTTCCATAATCTCTCTCACATTCGCATTGTATCTGTTGCCGGGAATTTGGGGAGCTCCATTAAAACTGATCAGCGGCTTCCCTCCTCCTGAGTTTTACAAGGAATGGAAAACAGGAAAGATTACAGAATGTCCGCATGATCTGAATTGCTTCCACGATTACGATGAAGGAATGCGTTATGCCCGAAGTCAGGGGAAACCTGTCATCATTGATTTCACAGGATGGGCTTGTGTCAATTGCAGAAAGATGGAAGACAATGTCTGGAGTGATCCAAAAGTTTTGAAGCGACTGTCAGAAGAATATGTATTGATTTCTTTGTATGTTGACGATAAAACTGTACTTCCTGTTGAGCAACAAACTGTTTCAAAAACTACCGGCAGAAAGATCAAAACAACCGGTAACAAATGGAGCGATTTACAGGCATCGGTTTACAATACCAATTCACAACCATATTATGTTTTGCTGGATAATAAAGGACAAATTCTGGCTCAGCCACGTGGATACACTCCTGATATTCCAACTTACATTGATTTCCTGGACGAAGGTTTGTGTAGATATGATAAACGAAAAGAAGCGAATTAA
- a CDS encoding oligosaccharide flippase family protein, whose amino-acid sequence MQRKFITNLALVLALNLLIKPFWILGIDRAVQNAVGTEQYGFYYAIFNFSFLLNILLDLGITNFNNKNISQNNHLLSKHFASIVLLRLLLAGIFAVVTLFGGLIIGYTPDMMKMLIAVILNQVLISFIMYLRSNLAGLHLFKTDSIVSVLDRLIMIAICAVLLMKYSAPGTFQIKWFVYAQTVAYLITTAITLFIVIGKAKVRRFTWRWPFFVMILKKSYPYAVLVLLMTFYNRIDSVMLERLLPFRVGANEAGIYASAYRLLDAANMIAFLFAGLLLPIFARMIKLRQSVEEMVRLSFSLLVVPALIVSICCNFFSFELMNLLYSGDHIQESADVFKILMCCFVPISSTYIFGTLLTANGNLRQLNFMASFGMAVNIVMNLILIPRYSAVGAAISSITTQIFTAFAQIIMVQKAFEFRKNYRLLGKLVVFIAGCIAFNYFAFSLNLFWISRFAIAAVACFALAFGLRLISIRNLIHIVKYEE is encoded by the coding sequence ATGCAAAGAAAATTCATCACCAATCTTGCTTTAGTCCTTGCGCTCAATCTATTGATTAAGCCATTTTGGATTTTGGGCATCGACCGCGCAGTACAAAACGCGGTGGGAACGGAGCAATATGGATTTTACTATGCCATTTTTAATTTTTCTTTTCTGTTGAATATTCTGTTGGATCTTGGAATCACCAATTTCAACAATAAAAATATTTCACAGAACAATCATTTATTGAGCAAGCATTTTGCCAGTATAGTTTTGTTAAGACTTTTACTGGCCGGAATATTTGCCGTTGTGACACTCTTTGGCGGTCTCATCATTGGTTATACACCGGACATGATGAAGATGCTCATCGCGGTGATTCTGAACCAGGTCCTGATCTCCTTCATCATGTACCTGCGATCCAATCTTGCCGGTTTGCATTTATTCAAGACCGATAGTATCGTTTCAGTGCTTGATCGCTTGATCATGATCGCTATTTGCGCTGTACTGCTGATGAAATATTCAGCACCAGGAACATTTCAAATTAAATGGTTTGTTTATGCACAGACGGTTGCATACCTGATCACTACTGCCATTACACTCTTCATCGTAATCGGGAAGGCGAAAGTCAGAAGATTCACCTGGCGCTGGCCATTCTTTGTGATGATTCTGAAGAAGAGCTATCCCTATGCTGTTTTGGTTTTGCTCATGACATTTTATAACCGGATAGATTCCGTGATGCTGGAACGTTTGCTTCCCTTTCGTGTCGGAGCGAATGAAGCGGGGATTTATGCATCCGCTTACAGGCTATTGGATGCCGCGAACATGATTGCCTTTCTATTTGCCGGACTACTGCTCCCCATTTTCGCTCGTATGATCAAGTTACGTCAGAGCGTAGAAGAAATGGTGAGGTTATCATTCTCATTACTGGTTGTACCCGCGCTGATAGTTTCGATCTGTTGCAATTTTTTCAGTTTCGAGTTAATGAATTTGCTGTACAGCGGTGATCACATCCAGGAGTCAGCAGATGTATTCAAAATTCTGATGTGCTGTTTTGTTCCGATATCCAGCACGTATATTTTTGGTACGCTTTTAACAGCAAATGGAAACCTTCGACAGCTGAATTTCATGGCAAGTTTCGGGATGGCTGTTAATATTGTAATGAACCTGATTTTAATTCCTCGTTATTCCGCAGTAGGAGCGGCGATTTCGAGTATTACTACACAAATTTTTACCGCTTTTGCACAAATCATCATGGTTCAAAAAGCATTTGAATTCAGGAAGAATTACAGGTTGCTGGGTAAGCTTGTGGTATTTATTGCAGGCTGTATTGCCTTCAATTACTTCGCATTTTCCTTGAATTTATTCTGGATTTCCCGTTTTGCTATTGCAGCTGTGGCTTGTTTTGCCCTTGCATTTGGATTGCGCCTGATCAGTATCCGGAACCTGATTCATATTGTTAAATATGAAGAATAA
- a CDS encoding O-antigen ligase family protein, with the protein MIDKIELRWFYAITLTFISASIFFLAKEMYWVAAIPIVLGIGYLAVFSIDSLLFIIAFCTPLAIVLNDKSAGPALSIPTEPLMFGITLLFIFKFIFEGKFDKRILWHPVSLAIFFHLSWMFITCMTSSLPLVSFKHLLSQLWFIVPFYFLGTQLFKEKKNIRKFVWLYAATLTVVIIYTIVNHAQNGWTQKAAHWVMTPFYNDHTAYAAVIALFIPIIFVFTRNRESSFPERVFAILTLGLFLTALILSYTRAAWLSLVIAITIYFIYKFKIRFYTVAAVSGTVLILFLSFQTEIMMKLEKNRQDSATDFNKHLQSISNISTDASNLERINRWNCAMRMFDQRPFLGWGPGTYQFNYAPFQKSNEMTIISTNAGDMGNAHSEFIGPLAEEGVLGMVAMIIIVIAVFYRATMFYSSSNDSQNKILLLGILLGLVTYFVHGTLNNFLDTDKLAVPVWAFIAMIVSLDVYHSDPDAAENGALKGNKKLLH; encoded by the coding sequence GTGATCGATAAAATTGAACTCCGTTGGTTTTATGCCATCACCCTGACATTTATCTCTGCCAGCATCTTTTTTCTGGCAAAAGAAATGTACTGGGTTGCGGCAATTCCCATTGTTCTAGGCATTGGTTACCTGGCGGTTTTCTCCATCGATAGCTTATTGTTCATCATCGCGTTTTGTACTCCCTTAGCGATTGTACTTAACGACAAATCAGCCGGACCGGCATTGAGTATACCTACCGAACCACTCATGTTCGGGATAACATTGCTTTTCATTTTCAAATTTATTTTTGAGGGCAAATTTGACAAGCGAATCTTATGGCATCCTGTGAGTCTGGCTATTTTCTTTCATCTCAGCTGGATGTTCATCACTTGCATGACGAGTAGTTTACCTTTGGTGTCCTTCAAGCACCTTTTGTCTCAACTCTGGTTTATTGTTCCGTTTTACTTCCTGGGAACACAGTTGTTTAAGGAGAAGAAGAATATCCGGAAATTTGTCTGGCTTTACGCCGCTACGCTTACCGTCGTTATCATTTATACCATTGTGAACCATGCACAGAACGGATGGACACAAAAGGCCGCACACTGGGTCATGACTCCTTTTTACAACGACCATACAGCTTATGCGGCGGTGATCGCTTTGTTCATACCGATCATTTTTGTGTTTACACGCAACCGTGAATCAAGTTTTCCGGAGCGTGTTTTTGCTATCCTGACACTGGGATTGTTCCTGACAGCACTGATCCTTTCGTATACCCGTGCCGCGTGGTTGAGCCTTGTGATTGCGATCACTATTTATTTTATCTACAAATTCAAGATCCGGTTTTATACGGTCGCTGCAGTAAGTGGAACAGTACTCATCCTATTTCTATCATTCCAGACAGAAATCATGATGAAGCTTGAAAAAAACAGGCAGGACTCGGCAACCGATTTCAATAAACATCTTCAGTCAATTTCGAACATCTCAACAGATGCATCCAACCTGGAACGTATCAATCGCTGGAACTGTGCAATGCGGATGTTTGATCAGCGACCTTTTCTTGGCTGGGGCCCGGGAACGTATCAGTTCAATTATGCTCCATTTCAAAAATCGAATGAAATGACCATTATCTCCACCAATGCCGGGGATATGGGAAATGCGCACAGTGAATTCATCGGTCCGCTGGCGGAAGAAGGAGTATTGGGAATGGTGGCCATGATTATCATAGTCATTGCAGTGTTTTACCGTGCGACCATGTTTTATTCATCCTCTAATGACAGTCAGAATAAAATACTTTTATTGGGTATCTTACTTGGACTCGTTACATATTTTGTACACGGGACTTTGAATAATTTTCTGGATACCGATAAACTGGCTGTTCCCGTCTGGGCCTTTATCGCGATGATTGTTTCGCTGGATGTTTATCATTCAGATCCCGATGCCGCAGAAAACGGCGCTTTGAAAGGGAACAAAAAATTACTCCATTAA
- a CDS encoding ATP-binding cassette domain-containing protein — MIELKNISKSFGSGTIHEIRALQPLSLELKDGEFVVLIGSNGSGKSTLFNLLAGSVKSDTGSILINGKDITHLPDHKRSRYISRIFQNPLSGTAPELSILENFRLASLRTQKKGLSVGSNKLFKKEVKEQVASLNLGLEDKIDQPMGTLSGGQRQALTLLMATMDRTNILLMDEPTAALDPGTSALLMELASKIAHEKGLTTLLITHQVKEVLKYGDRLIQLKSGKILRDLNTAQKRELEVNEVMSWFSE, encoded by the coding sequence ATGATTGAATTAAAAAACATAAGTAAATCCTTTGGCTCCGGGACCATTCATGAGATCAGAGCATTGCAACCGCTTTCGCTGGAATTGAAGGATGGTGAGTTTGTAGTCCTGATCGGATCGAACGGGTCAGGAAAGTCAACACTGTTCAATCTACTGGCCGGATCCGTCAAGTCGGATACAGGTTCGATATTGATAAATGGGAAAGATATCACGCATTTGCCGGATCATAAGCGCAGCAGATACATCAGTCGGATTTTTCAGAACCCTTTATCCGGTACAGCCCCGGAGCTCAGCATCCTTGAAAATTTCAGATTGGCTTCTTTAAGAACGCAAAAAAAAGGGTTGTCTGTAGGAAGCAACAAGCTTTTTAAGAAAGAGGTAAAAGAACAGGTTGCAAGCCTGAATCTGGGCCTTGAGGATAAAATCGACCAGCCTATGGGAACATTATCCGGAGGTCAAAGACAGGCTCTTACCTTACTCATGGCCACGATGGATCGGACGAATATATTGCTGATGGACGAACCAACAGCAGCTCTTGACCCGGGGACCTCTGCTTTACTCATGGAACTAGCGTCAAAAATTGCTCATGAAAAGGGTCTCACTACCCTACTCATTACCCACCAGGTAAAGGAAGTGTTAAAGTATGGAGACAGGCTAATTCAGCTCAAATCAGGCAAAATTCTAAGGGATTTGAATACAGCTCAAAAGCGAGAGCTAGAGGTCAATGAAGTTATGAGTTGGTTCAGTGAGTGA
- a CDS encoding PP2C family protein-serine/threonine phosphatase, translating into MSEAEKHISSAQESQDSLAVDLHAKKLQLHWLLQITKAINYNFSTKQLLDVYEHVLHTQLKVDKLALLIHENKWECALLYGTDRNFLDFDLDRILQELNKIQNLETEQELWIKNFDTILPVYHKEQILAYALVGGTSGSVIPKRNELLPFIHTITNLIVVAVENNNIANEKIRQAGIRKELELAAQMQTMLFPTTLPSTGDYVMHATYLPHQEVGGDYYDYIPLNEDEFVFCMADVSGKGIPAALLMSNFQANLHAHSHLMHNLPELISLLNAKVFKSAKGEKFITFFIGRYNVKTKELHYVNAGHNPPFLIHDKVVYMLNEGSTGLGMFEELPFIHPGKVFIPGNAMLHCYTDGITDVENDSGHDFGMDRLREFLTARTQLRNIEELHGQLVANLFAFKQSRNYTDDITLLSCLFKSK; encoded by the coding sequence TTGTCAGAGGCTGAAAAACATATCTCATCGGCTCAGGAATCTCAGGATAGCCTTGCAGTGGATCTGCATGCCAAAAAATTGCAGTTGCATTGGCTGCTGCAGATCACAAAAGCGATCAATTATAATTTTTCCACGAAACAATTGCTTGATGTGTACGAACATGTTTTGCACACGCAACTCAAGGTAGATAAACTCGCCCTCCTGATTCATGAAAATAAATGGGAGTGTGCTTTGCTCTACGGTACCGATCGCAATTTTCTGGATTTTGATCTGGATCGTATTCTCCAGGAATTGAATAAAATTCAGAATCTTGAAACGGAACAGGAATTGTGGATCAAAAATTTCGATACCATTCTTCCGGTATATCATAAAGAACAGATTCTCGCTTATGCACTTGTTGGTGGTACCTCCGGCAGTGTCATTCCAAAACGGAATGAATTACTTCCCTTCATTCATACCATTACCAACCTGATTGTTGTGGCTGTTGAAAATAACAACATCGCCAACGAAAAGATCCGACAGGCCGGTATCCGGAAAGAACTGGAACTCGCCGCGCAAATGCAGACCATGCTTTTCCCGACTACATTGCCTTCCACGGGTGATTATGTTATGCACGCGACCTATCTTCCCCATCAGGAAGTTGGAGGTGATTACTATGATTATATTCCATTGAATGAAGATGAGTTCGTTTTTTGTATGGCTGATGTCAGCGGAAAAGGAATTCCTGCCGCTTTGCTGATGTCCAACTTTCAGGCGAATCTTCATGCGCATTCACACCTGATGCACAACCTGCCGGAACTCATCAGTTTGTTGAATGCAAAAGTTTTTAAAAGCGCGAAAGGGGAGAAGTTCATCACATTTTTTATCGGCCGATACAATGTGAAAACAAAAGAACTTCACTATGTCAATGCCGGACACAATCCTCCATTCCTCATCCATGATAAAGTAGTTTACATGCTCAATGAAGGCAGCACAGGATTGGGAATGTTTGAGGAATTACCTTTTATTCATCCGGGAAAAGTTTTCATTCCGGGAAACGCGATGCTGCATTGTTACACCGATGGTATCACCGATGTCGAGAACGACAGCGGCCACGATTTTGGAATGGATCGTTTGCGTGAATTTTTAACTGCCCGTACTCAACTGAGGAATATCGAAGAACTGCATGGCCAATTAGTCGCCAACCTTTTTGCATTCAAACAATCCCGTAATTATACCGACGATATTACACTGCTTAGCTGCTTATTTAAATCTAAATAA
- a CDS encoding ABC transporter substrate-binding protein has protein sequence MKLKPHYFLLLIIAFAACKSSTQRTVPVIGFLDLLQDETLEQAKKGFFVALKDSGFDPMQKTLEVVYRNAQNDQPTLLQACDYLISQKVDLIATNPTLSTITAIQKTKTIPVFMMVSPRPDIAGLTDNEGHAPLNLFGTYETLDYIDTAMMLVKSTLPSAKRIGTIFNQSEPQSVDALKRIENTCHALGFELEKLPVNNSNETQLVVASLLTKKIDVFFALPDNTVFSSMEIIVKSCDDAHVPVFTSEEGLVKRGAVAAFGADMYQWGYQTGQQAAVALKKKSYLGLQPQIVISRRRVFNSAKAKSFNIAFDSTFTAVN, from the coding sequence ATGAAACTGAAGCCACATTATTTCCTTCTCCTTATAATTGCTTTCGCTGCCTGTAAATCTTCTACACAAAGAACGGTACCGGTTATTGGTTTTCTGGATCTGCTACAGGACGAAACACTTGAACAGGCAAAAAAAGGTTTTTTTGTTGCCTTGAAAGACAGCGGTTTTGACCCGATGCAAAAAACACTGGAAGTAGTGTATCGAAATGCTCAGAATGATCAACCAACATTGCTACAAGCCTGTGATTATCTGATTTCACAAAAGGTAGATTTAATTGCGACTAACCCTACTTTATCAACCATCACGGCCATTCAAAAAACAAAAACGATTCCCGTTTTCATGATGGTCTCTCCCCGTCCTGATATTGCAGGACTGACAGACAATGAAGGTCATGCTCCATTGAATCTTTTTGGTACCTACGAAACACTTGATTACATCGATACAGCGATGATGCTGGTCAAATCCACATTGCCTTCAGCAAAACGTATTGGAACAATCTTCAACCAGTCGGAACCACAATCGGTTGATGCATTGAAGCGAATTGAGAATACCTGCCATGCACTCGGATTTGAGCTGGAGAAACTTCCTGTAAACAATTCAAATGAAACCCAACTGGTAGTTGCTTCACTGCTCACCAAGAAGATTGACGTTTTCTTTGCATTGCCTGATAACACAGTATTCTCCTCCATGGAGATTATAGTAAAGAGTTGCGACGACGCGCACGTTCCTGTTTTTACGAGCGAAGAAGGTCTTGTTAAACGTGGTGCAGTAGCCGCGTTTGGAGCGGATATGTATCAGTGGGGTTATCAAACCGGTCAGCAGGCTGCTGTCGCTTTGAAAAAAAAATCATACCTGGGCTTACAGCCGCAAATCGTGATCTCACGTCGAAGAGTTTTCAATTCGGCGAAAGCGAAAAGTTTCAACATAGCATTTGATTCAACATTCACGGCAGTGAATTGA